The Deltaproteobacteria bacterium genome contains a region encoding:
- a CDS encoding type II toxin-antitoxin system VapC family toxin produces MRTAVDSSILLDILVGDTNFADQAENSLRLASQSSALIVCECVIAEVRPVLSDSEMDAFLNDLEIQFVPSTRASAMLAGKMMQTYLSRRATAYARVIPDFIIGAHALLSAGRLLARDRGFYRDYFKGLQVISPT; encoded by the coding sequence ATGCGCACCGCCGTTGACTCTAGTATTTTACTAGATATTTTAGTGGGTGATACAAATTTTGCTGACCAGGCAGAGAATTCATTACGCTTAGCTTCACAATCAAGTGCCCTAATTGTCTGTGAATGTGTCATTGCGGAAGTTCGCCCGGTGCTAAGTGATAGTGAAATGGATGCGTTTCTTAATGATTTAGAAATACAATTTGTGCCATCAACACGTGCGAGCGCTATGCTAGCAGGAAAGATGATGCAAACTTATCTTAGCCGCCGCGCTACTGCTTACGCCCGAGTTATTCCGGATTTTATTATCGGCGCTCATGCCTTGCTTTCAGCTGGTCGCCTACTCGCTCGCGATAGAGGTTTCTACCGAGATTACTTCAAAGGATTGCAAGTAATCTCACCAACGTAA
- a CDS encoding AbrB/MazE/SpoVT family DNA-binding domain-containing protein: MSFVISIKGQVTIPKSVRDQLGLVPGSQIEFYAEHGKLIGVKTIAAQKVRKWRGRGQLPSSADVDNYLDQVRGADAHRR, translated from the coding sequence ATGTCATTTGTGATTTCAATTAAAGGGCAGGTTACCATTCCGAAAAGTGTGCGAGATCAACTCGGTCTGGTTCCAGGTTCGCAAATCGAGTTCTACGCTGAGCACGGCAAGCTAATTGGTGTTAAAACTATTGCAGCGCAAAAGGTACGCAAATGGCGAGGTCGTGGGCAACTTCCTTCTAGTGCTGATGTTGATAATTATCTTGATCAAGTACGAGGGGCGGATGCGCACCGCCGTTGA
- a CDS encoding NAD(P)-dependent oxidoreductase, whose amino-acid sequence MNIYLTGGIGFIGSYVVKLLSDCGYAITVLAKNPFKIPELAKLPGVCIIHADMHNLASLTREIVKPDVLIHIALCWGDNGPEMIKNETLASVQLIELAVSKGAKHFIYTSSTAAAGYSLRLTDENSRLEPEDFFGASKGAVELFIKAYARKYTECRFNIIRPGYTFGNPIIPGASIEKDNRFKDICTKAKLNLPIDLIKNDGTQFIWAYDLARIYQCVVWIMEGGLERWLTLDYPTVPIDGQ is encoded by the coding sequence TTGAATATATATCTAACTGGCGGTATCGGATTTATCGGCAGCTATGTAGTAAAACTACTTTCTGATTGTGGTTATGCGATTACGGTACTCGCAAAAAATCCGTTTAAAATACCTGAATTAGCAAAATTACCTGGGGTATGCATAATTCATGCCGATATGCATAATCTTGCGTCGCTTACGCGTGAAATTGTTAAACCAGATGTGCTCATTCATATAGCATTGTGCTGGGGTGACAACGGCCCTGAGATGATCAAAAACGAAACCCTAGCCTCAGTACAATTAATTGAATTGGCGGTAAGCAAAGGTGCTAAACATTTTATTTATACTTCATCTACTGCAGCAGCCGGTTATTCGTTGCGCCTAACTGACGAAAATTCTCGACTTGAACCAGAAGATTTTTTTGGCGCCAGCAAAGGTGCTGTTGAGCTTTTTATTAAAGCTTACGCGCGCAAATATACTGAGTGCCGTTTTAATATAATCAGACCGGGATACACTTTTGGTAATCCAATTATCCCAGGCGCTTCTATTGAAAAAGATAATCGTTTTAAGGATATTTGCACCAAGGCAAAACTAAACCTACCAATAGATTTAATTAAAAATGACGGTACACAATTTATTTGGGCTTACGATCTCGCCCGCATCTATCAGTGTGTGGTATGGATAATGGAAGGCGGTCTGGAACGTTGGCTTACGCTCGACTATCCGACGGTGCCAATTGATGGGCAGTGA
- a CDS encoding TonB family protein yields the protein MKHYSMALLLALMSSNIMAQENTDITNETEVTPPKLLKFVEATYPPAEKAAHQQAQVVLAIAITTSGEVEDVEVITSAGKNFDEAAINAARQFRFAPALVGDQAVPVKITYRYEFVIKEEMVSKGPQINFAGVVRERFKKQPIPGVKVRIVDLNIKAITDAEGAFAFIDVPIGKHAIELSAESLVTVRTEEEIAKDKKKSVTYHVEEKEAGIDEEVVVRAARIKKESVETSIQTAEARQVPGTQGDTLKVVQNLPGVGRSSFGSGQLVVWGSAPAETRVNIDGVEIPSLYHVGGMRSVVNSDLVKSIDLIPGAFGAEYGRGTGGLVRVETSDLPPKGFHGYIATDVIDTAALITAAPSKNLRIALAGRYSYLDKTLSAVTSKDVGDFVPIPHYNDWQAMFNVRLRKDENLQVLILGANDSLRRTVYSEDPAEIRREDNDTFFSRLILRYSRLFTDGSSIMVTPSIGIDRSDQRLTFGAIPVHIRNNAWRYGLRFTLRQRVNANITLIAGSDVSGSSHALARQGSLTLPAREGDPTIFGLMPGDEIAADKWKVNFVSGGLFTAGEISFGDLTLTPSLRFEPVLIDGSRLTPKIGESPTLGYTRIELAFDPRISASMRFGKLTLTAGGGVYHQPPDPQELSAVFGNPTLGLTKAYHATFGAAYKLTGTLSVETVTFAKLAKDLVSRSALATPPLARSLVQDGRGRSYGGQVLLRQQLVRGFFGWLSYSLIRSERQDHPQSDWRLFDYDQTHVVALLASYDFGNGFVIGSRLRYTTGYPRTPVIGAWFDARTDYYQPKLGAYNSIRMQPFFAADARIEYSRLFSVIKFSIFLEVENFTNRKNQEEIIYNYDFSHRETITGLPTLAILGGKLEF from the coding sequence ATGAAGCATTATAGTATGGCATTGTTGCTAGCTCTAATGAGCAGCAATATTATGGCCCAAGAAAATACGGATATTACAAACGAAACAGAAGTCACTCCCCCAAAGCTTTTAAAGTTTGTTGAGGCAACGTATCCACCAGCAGAAAAAGCTGCTCACCAACAGGCTCAAGTCGTTCTTGCAATCGCTATTACAACAAGTGGTGAGGTAGAGGATGTCGAAGTAATCACCTCGGCAGGCAAAAATTTTGATGAAGCTGCAATTAATGCTGCACGCCAATTTCGTTTCGCACCAGCTTTAGTTGGTGATCAAGCAGTCCCAGTGAAAATTACTTATCGTTATGAGTTTGTCATTAAAGAAGAGATGGTATCAAAGGGCCCACAAATTAATTTTGCAGGCGTTGTGCGTGAACGTTTTAAAAAGCAGCCAATACCTGGAGTGAAAGTACGAATTGTTGATCTTAATATCAAAGCCATTACTGACGCAGAAGGTGCTTTTGCATTTATTGATGTTCCCATTGGTAAGCATGCTATCGAACTTTCGGCAGAATCTCTGGTTACCGTAAGAACCGAAGAAGAAATAGCTAAAGATAAAAAGAAGTCAGTTACCTATCATGTTGAAGAAAAAGAAGCGGGCATTGATGAAGAAGTTGTGGTGCGTGCAGCCCGTATTAAAAAAGAATCAGTTGAGACCAGCATTCAAACCGCAGAGGCGCGCCAGGTGCCAGGTACTCAAGGCGATACCCTAAAGGTAGTACAAAACTTACCAGGTGTAGGTCGATCATCATTCGGCTCGGGACAGCTTGTGGTTTGGGGGTCGGCGCCTGCTGAAACCCGGGTTAATATTGATGGCGTTGAGATACCTAGCTTATATCACGTTGGTGGTATGCGTTCGGTAGTTAATAGCGATCTGGTTAAATCAATTGATCTTATACCAGGCGCTTTTGGTGCGGAGTATGGTCGCGGTACCGGTGGGTTGGTACGCGTCGAGACTAGTGATTTACCACCAAAAGGCTTTCACGGATATATCGCTACCGACGTTATTGACACCGCTGCTTTAATTACGGCTGCACCATCAAAGAATCTTCGTATAGCGCTGGCAGGCCGTTACTCTTACCTTGATAAAACTCTGAGTGCAGTAACATCGAAAGATGTCGGCGATTTTGTACCGATTCCACATTATAATGATTGGCAAGCAATGTTTAATGTGCGCTTGCGAAAAGATGAAAACTTGCAAGTGCTTATACTAGGCGCCAATGACAGTTTGCGTCGCACAGTATATTCAGAAGATCCAGCAGAAATTCGTCGTGAGGATAACGATACCTTTTTTAGTAGACTTATTTTACGTTACTCACGTTTATTTACTGATGGCTCAAGTATTATGGTTACGCCATCAATAGGTATAGACCGTAGTGATCAACGACTCACTTTTGGTGCGATACCGGTACATATTCGCAATAATGCATGGCGCTATGGATTACGTTTTACGTTACGACAACGAGTGAATGCAAATATTACACTAATAGCTGGTTCTGATGTTTCTGGTTCTAGTCATGCACTGGCGAGACAAGGATCATTGACCTTACCAGCGCGTGAAGGTGATCCCACAATTTTTGGTCTTATGCCGGGTGATGAAATTGCTGCCGATAAATGGAAAGTAAATTTTGTTTCAGGCGGTCTTTTCACGGCAGGTGAAATATCGTTTGGCGATTTAACACTAACACCAAGTTTACGTTTTGAACCCGTGCTTATAGATGGCTCACGTTTAACCCCGAAAATCGGGGAATCGCCAACTTTAGGCTATACCCGCATTGAGCTAGCTTTTGATCCACGCATTTCGGCCTCTATGCGATTTGGCAAATTAACGCTTACCGCTGGTGGCGGCGTTTATCATCAACCACCCGATCCCCAAGAGCTTTCAGCGGTATTTGGTAATCCGACCCTCGGATTAACCAAAGCTTACCATGCGACCTTTGGTGCCGCTTATAAGCTTACAGGTACATTGAGTGTAGAGACCGTAACCTTTGCAAAATTAGCTAAAGATCTTGTTTCGCGCTCAGCTTTAGCTACGCCACCATTAGCGCGCTCTTTGGTGCAAGATGGGCGTGGTCGCAGTTATGGTGGTCAAGTATTATTGCGACAACAATTGGTTCGAGGTTTTTTTGGATGGCTATCTTATTCATTGATACGCAGCGAACGTCAAGATCATCCACAGAGCGATTGGAGATTGTTTGATTATGATCAAACGCATGTAGTCGCATTACTCGCAAGCTATGACTTTGGTAATGGTTTTGTAATCGGCAGTAGACTACGATACACAACCGGCTATCCACGTACACCGGTAATAGGTGCTTGGTTTGATGCTCGTACTGACTACTATCAGCCAAAGCTTGGTGCTTATAACAGCATACGTATGCAACCGTTTTTTGCGGCTGATGCTCGAATCGAATACTCGCGTTTATTTAGCGTAATCAAATTTAGTATATTTCTCGAAGTTGAAAATTTTACCAATCGTAAAAACCAAGAAGAAATTATTTATAACTATGATTTCAGCCATCGCGAAACTATCACCGGATTACCAACCTTGGCGATTCTTGGTGGCAAATTGGAGTTTTAA
- a CDS encoding energy transducer TonB — translation MFSRGVVISIMIHGVVAGGLLAFAKTGTLQRATSVVVLSDSKPKPKPKMETPKPKKTQPPKPKPLQPEPTKLATPPAASPSSLARAASALASFEMSNDNVAPGAMSVAIPKAITPPRSLSKTTKSPRNRGRESDDSTTPCDETPSKPEPIYKVEIQYLASARAEGIEGRLVLRIFVAANGSVSRVEVLSSVEPALDAAAIASVKQWRFTPSKACGRPVDGGVYTIARKFELGD, via the coding sequence GTGTTTAGCCGCGGTGTCGTTATTTCAATTATGATCCATGGCGTTGTTGCCGGTGGCCTTTTAGCATTTGCTAAAACTGGCACATTACAGCGAGCAACATCTGTAGTTGTGCTAAGCGACTCAAAACCAAAACCAAAACCAAAAATGGAGACACCCAAGCCTAAGAAGACGCAACCTCCTAAACCTAAACCACTGCAGCCAGAGCCGACAAAGCTTGCCACACCACCGGCGGCTTCACCTTCATCTTTAGCGCGTGCGGCTTCTGCCTTAGCTTCATTCGAAATGTCTAATGACAATGTTGCACCAGGCGCAATGTCGGTAGCAATACCAAAGGCGATTACACCACCACGTTCATTATCTAAGACAACAAAATCCCCTCGTAATCGTGGACGAGAAAGTGATGATAGTACAACTCCTTGCGATGAGACTCCTTCAAAACCAGAACCGATTTATAAAGTTGAAATTCAATATCTCGCTTCGGCTCGCGCTGAAGGAATTGAAGGACGCCTAGTATTGCGTATTTTTGTAGCTGCCAATGGTAGCGTTAGCCGAGTCGAAGTTCTTTCTTCTGTAGAACCGGCTCTTGATGCTGCGGCGATCGCGTCGGTTAAACAGTGGCGCTTCACACCATCAAAGGCTTGTGGGCGTCCGGTTGATGGCGGCGTGTATACCATAGCCCGTAAGTTCGAGCTTGGAGATTAG
- a CDS encoding biopolymer transporter ExbD: MAGTLSSSRRRAITGINVTPLVDVVLVLLVILMVSSTYIVAQTLKVTLPHSKSTDGAAQKPTTVSIMKDGSLRYNDEKLDDDELARRLKEAVQNDNEMSLVVSADADVPHGRVVHLLDIAKLNGVSKFAINVMPTGE; encoded by the coding sequence ATGGCTGGTACCCTTTCATCTTCACGTCGCAGAGCGATCACGGGCATTAATGTTACACCTTTGGTTGACGTTGTCTTGGTGTTACTGGTCATTCTTATGGTGTCATCGACATACATTGTCGCTCAGACACTTAAAGTAACCCTACCACATAGTAAGTCCACCGATGGTGCTGCACAAAAGCCAACTACGGTTTCGATTATGAAAGATGGTTCATTGCGCTACAACGACGAAAAACTCGATGACGATGAATTAGCTCGTCGTTTAAAAGAAGCTGTGCAGAACGACAATGAGATGAGTTTAGTAGTTTCGGCAGATGCTGATGTGCCACATGGCCGCGTTGTGCATTTGCTTGATATCGCCAAGCTTAATGGCGTCAGCAAATTTGCGATCAATGTAATGCCCACAGGCGAGTGA
- a CDS encoding MotA/TolQ/ExbB proton channel family protein — MLIEKLFVIAQITTSVVLYALIALSVISIGVIVERWWYFLRRRCDYKNLEAAVTPSLCNGDAVAAQDHLAKSRSLEASIIKESLDWYNEGPAAFTQIVDKNIRQKRKEYESGLLFLGTIGNNAPFIGLFGTVLGIVTAFRGLANTTSAGAMGNVMAAIAEALIATAIGILVAIPAVVAYNIFEKKGSIVEENTQSLAAVAVATLESQKNHNSENEHSLDKRKARMVVGG, encoded by the coding sequence ATGTTAATCGAAAAACTGTTTGTTATAGCACAGATCACAACTTCGGTTGTGCTATATGCCCTAATTGCATTGTCCGTTATATCCATCGGCGTCATTGTCGAGCGCTGGTGGTATTTTTTGCGTCGTCGCTGTGATTATAAAAACCTTGAAGCTGCAGTAACTCCTAGTTTATGTAATGGTGACGCTGTTGCAGCACAAGACCATCTTGCTAAAAGTCGTAGCCTTGAAGCATCTATTATTAAAGAGTCCCTTGATTGGTACAATGAGGGCCCAGCGGCTTTTACTCAAATTGTTGATAAAAACATACGCCAAAAGCGCAAGGAGTATGAAAGTGGGCTGCTATTTTTAGGGACCATTGGAAATAATGCTCCATTTATTGGTTTATTTGGTACCGTATTAGGAATTGTAACCGCGTTTCGTGGTTTAGCTAATACAACTTCAGCTGGCGCTATGGGCAATGTTATGGCCGCTATCGCTGAAGCGCTTATCGCTACCGCAATTGGTATTCTCGTAGCTATTCCAGCGGTAGTTGCTTACAATATTTTTGAAAAGAAGGGCAGCATTGTTGAAGAAAATACGCAATCACTTGCGGCTGTTGCTGTAGCCACTCTAGAGAGTCAGAAAAATCATAATAGCGAAAACGAACACAGCCTCGATAAACGCAAAGCCCGTATGGTTGTTGGAGGATAA